In Sphingopyxis sp. 113P3, one DNA window encodes the following:
- a CDS encoding DUF2889 domain-containing protein, with the protein MTGRGRDLLTSFDGGAVELASGAYTITASPQREILAIDTSPGHPRSGEMVGVRAGGASRTALADVLGDLRGTPLFQILDDFAGASLVAGWIWSRWTDDWHARMSSNRAKSGAGNKGRMVNICTGFTEGGSSLTADGDVDHSDQSATEVGPLIHPEDAMGWHPMPDQDGRPLARRARRIDVWRAEGVLKVDAGFQDSGPNPAGTRTAIHEYRVYAEIDEASGRLLSLQALPLILPFRECPGASIKATRMVGKNVTEFRQAVLETLAGTAGCTHLNDVLRALADVPVLAARLPRE; encoded by the coding sequence ATGACGGGGCGTGGGCGCGATCTCCTGACGTCCTTCGATGGCGGCGCGGTCGAATTGGCGAGCGGGGCTTACACGATCACGGCTTCGCCGCAGCGCGAGATACTTGCGATTGATACCTCGCCCGGTCACCCGCGGTCGGGCGAGATGGTCGGCGTGCGCGCGGGCGGAGCGAGCCGGACTGCGCTCGCCGATGTGCTGGGTGATCTGCGCGGTACGCCGCTATTTCAGATTCTCGACGATTTTGCCGGTGCGAGCCTTGTCGCAGGCTGGATCTGGTCGCGCTGGACCGACGACTGGCATGCGCGAATGTCAAGCAATCGCGCGAAGTCTGGAGCGGGGAACAAGGGGCGGATGGTCAACATCTGTACCGGCTTTACCGAAGGGGGAAGTTCGCTCACCGCCGACGGCGACGTTGACCATAGCGACCAGTCGGCGACCGAGGTTGGTCCGCTCATCCACCCTGAAGACGCGATGGGCTGGCACCCGATGCCCGATCAAGATGGCCGTCCGCTCGCGCGCCGCGCGCGCCGGATCGATGTCTGGCGCGCCGAAGGGGTGCTCAAGGTGGACGCCGGCTTCCAGGACAGCGGTCCCAATCCTGCAGGAACGCGCACCGCGATCCATGAATATCGGGTCTATGCCGAGATCGATGAGGCGAGCGGCAGGCTGCTTTCCTTGCAGGCGTTGCCGCTGATCTTGCCGTTTCGCGAGTGCCCCGGCGCGTCAATCAAGGCGACGCGCATGGTGGGCAAGAATGTTACCGAGTTTCGGCAGGCGGTGCTTGAGACCCTCGCCGGAACCGCGGGTTGCACCCACCTCAATGACGTGCTGCGCGCCCTGGCAGACGTCCCTGTGCTCGCGGCCCGTTTGCCGAGGGAATAG
- a CDS encoding SDR family oxidoreductase, whose translation MKLGSDIAAVVTGGASGLGRASAEALASEGVKVAIFDVNEEGGKAVADAIGGVFCKVDITSEESVVAGFDAARAAQGQERILVHCAQISKNSKTIRFDKASGGYVRYSTEDYAFSAEGILIASYRVASLSALGMANAEPLNEDGERGSIVLTASAAAQDAQIGQVGYGSLKAGVNGLVLPMARDLMDLGIRVNSIMPGIFATPPMLAVKDKAPAIFEGLAASVPFPKRLGKPEEFGSLVLELARNTYFNGQNLRLDGAIRMPPK comes from the coding sequence ATGAAGTTGGGAAGCGACATTGCAGCGGTGGTGACGGGAGGTGCCTCGGGCCTTGGCCGGGCCAGCGCTGAGGCTTTGGCAAGCGAGGGCGTGAAAGTCGCGATTTTCGACGTCAACGAAGAGGGCGGCAAGGCAGTGGCCGACGCGATCGGCGGGGTTTTCTGCAAGGTCGACATCACGAGCGAGGAAAGCGTTGTCGCAGGTTTCGACGCCGCGCGCGCGGCGCAAGGGCAGGAGCGCATCCTCGTTCACTGCGCGCAGATCTCGAAAAACAGCAAGACCATCCGTTTCGACAAGGCGTCGGGGGGCTATGTGCGCTATTCGACTGAGGATTATGCGTTCTCGGCGGAAGGCATCCTGATCGCGAGTTACCGCGTCGCCTCGCTCTCAGCGCTCGGCATGGCGAACGCTGAACCGCTCAATGAGGACGGGGAGCGCGGGTCGATCGTGCTCACCGCGTCGGCGGCGGCGCAGGATGCGCAGATCGGGCAGGTCGGCTATGGCTCGCTCAAGGCTGGCGTGAACGGTCTCGTTCTGCCGATGGCGCGCGACCTGATGGATCTTGGCATCCGCGTCAATTCGATCATGCCGGGCATTTTTGCAACGCCCCCGATGCTCGCGGTAAAGGACAAGGCGCCGGCTATCTTTGAAGGGCTTGCGGCTTCGGTGCCGTTCCCCAAGCGTCTCGGAAAGCCCGAGGAGTTTGGCTCGCTTGTGCTCGAACTCGCGCGCAACACCTATTTCAACGGGCAGAATCTGCGCCTCGATGGCGCCATCCGCATGCCCCCCAAATAA
- a CDS encoding SDR family oxidoreductase: protein MDLGIAGKVALVFGGSRGIGLGCAHEFAREGCCTVIAARTQSTIEAAVAEVAALGGKVIGVAADCTTKEGIAKAVRAAADAFAPPDILIFNVDSGPKGSFLDVDDDTFAAANNNNVMAFRWAVQAVVPHMRDAGWGRILTIGTNSVKAPHRKLARAAQNTYRVGALALSKTISAELGPMGITVNTLGTGAIATPQFRDVFTKIAEAQGQTYDEHIAERVSQWPIPRMGTPDDMAAAAAFLCSARAGFITGQVLVVDGGNLEVLQ, encoded by the coding sequence ATGGACCTTGGGATCGCAGGCAAGGTCGCGCTCGTCTTTGGCGGTTCGAGGGGCATTGGGCTTGGCTGTGCGCACGAATTTGCGCGCGAGGGATGCTGCACCGTCATCGCGGCGCGGACGCAGTCGACCATCGAGGCGGCCGTGGCCGAAGTCGCCGCTCTGGGCGGCAAGGTGATAGGAGTCGCGGCTGACTGTACGACCAAGGAGGGGATCGCCAAGGCCGTCAGAGCCGCGGCGGACGCCTTCGCACCGCCCGATATCCTGATCTTCAACGTCGATTCAGGTCCCAAGGGCAGCTTCCTCGACGTCGATGACGACACATTCGCTGCCGCGAACAACAATAATGTCATGGCCTTCCGCTGGGCTGTGCAGGCGGTCGTTCCGCACATGCGCGATGCGGGCTGGGGCCGCATTCTGACAATCGGTACCAACTCGGTAAAGGCCCCGCACCGCAAGCTCGCGCGGGCGGCGCAGAACACCTACCGGGTCGGCGCGCTCGCATTGTCGAAGACGATTTCGGCCGAGCTTGGGCCAATGGGGATCACGGTCAACACATTGGGTACCGGGGCGATCGCGACGCCGCAATTCAGGGACGTGTTCACGAAAATCGCCGAGGCGCAGGGTCAGACCTATGACGAGCATATCGCAGAGCGCGTGAGCCAGTGGCCTATCCCTCGCATGGGAACGCCCGACGATATGGCAGCGGCGGCGGCCTTTCTCTGTTCAGCCCGTGCGGGCTTCATCACCGGACAGGTGCTGGTGGTCGATGGTGGCAATCTGGAAGTATTGCAATAA
- a CDS encoding SDR family NAD(P)-dependent oxidoreductase, translating into MEDFSGKVVIVTGGGRGVGRGIARAFAAAGAKVMLGARTLSYAEQVKAEIEKAGGVALCHGADISRHADCRALVAATEDAFGGVDIVIHAAADIPHGGLGQVDDERLEAGFASIAKAAWWLLDAARAPLARAGDGGRFIAIGSVNGTFNVVPNMTAYGMAKAALDAFIRAAAGDVVRERITVNAINPGLVASDRARAVLGEEGLAAYGASVPVGRAGTPEDIAHACLFLASARSDYITGTTIKMDGGSTIAISPGRNDILQERLKLQHGKAL; encoded by the coding sequence ATGGAAGATTTTTCGGGCAAGGTCGTCATCGTCACCGGTGGAGGGCGCGGCGTCGGTCGCGGGATCGCACGTGCCTTCGCGGCGGCGGGCGCAAAGGTGATGCTCGGCGCGCGCACCCTCTCTTACGCCGAGCAGGTGAAAGCCGAAATCGAGAAGGCTGGCGGTGTCGCTCTGTGTCACGGCGCCGATATCTCCCGGCACGCCGATTGCCGCGCGCTGGTTGCGGCAACTGAAGACGCCTTTGGCGGCGTTGATATCGTCATCCATGCCGCGGCAGACATCCCGCACGGCGGGCTCGGACAGGTTGACGACGAGCGGCTCGAAGCGGGGTTTGCAAGCATCGCGAAGGCCGCCTGGTGGCTCCTTGATGCAGCGCGGGCGCCTCTTGCAAGGGCAGGCGATGGCGGCCGCTTTATCGCTATCGGGTCGGTCAACGGCACCTTCAATGTCGTCCCCAACATGACCGCCTATGGCATGGCAAAGGCGGCGCTCGATGCGTTCATCCGGGCGGCGGCGGGCGACGTGGTGCGCGAGCGGATCACTGTCAATGCGATCAATCCCGGCCTGGTCGCGAGCGACCGGGCGAGAGCGGTGCTTGGCGAGGAAGGGCTCGCCGCCTATGGCGCGAGCGTCCCCGTGGGACGCGCCGGCACGCCCGAGGATATCGCGCATGCCTGCCTGTTTCTCGCGTCGGCCCGCTCGGACTATATTACCGGCACGACGATCAAGATGGATGGTGGCTCGACGATCGCCATATCGCCGGGGCGGAACGATATCCTGCAGGAGCGTCTGAAGCTCCAGCACGGAAAGGCGCTCTGA
- a CDS encoding class I adenylate-forming enzyme family protein gives MALMTEKLRAIMALEPDRVEIDFEGTDYSWRQIAEAVEGIEAALAAMGLPEDARIGVMLRNRPGHIAAIVAVLSSDRCLVTLNPVLPDTRLFADIEGLDLPVVIADATDLARPGVTEALERGGSAVIAIGARLDGVEVMRAEISARITTSPGVAIEMLTSGTTGAPKRVPLSRESFDASFRGFTKYERSRSFDDPPKLNSGCTMIVNPLTHIGGIYSCIGALAAGRKIALLEKFTVDAWVAAVKRNRPAVAPAVPSAVRMLLDADIDPAHLSSLRALISGTAPLSPDLVDAFLDKYGIPICANYGATEFAGAIAGWTIDDFRARWSEKRGAVGRVHADIEARVVDPDDGRILPPGEEGLLEIKGKQLGNELEWLRTTDRAVLDADRFLFIRGRADNAIIRGGFKIHPDDVVAALNDHPVVREAAVVGIADERLGAVPAAAIILKEGASAPAEADLKAWLKERLIAYQVPVRFRIVSDFPRTPSMKPSAPELRALFEEAG, from the coding sequence ATGGCCTTGATGACCGAAAAGCTGCGCGCGATCATGGCGCTCGAACCCGATCGTGTCGAAATCGATTTCGAGGGCACGGACTATAGCTGGCGCCAGATCGCTGAAGCCGTAGAGGGGATCGAGGCTGCGCTCGCGGCGATGGGATTGCCCGAAGATGCCCGGATCGGCGTCATGCTGCGCAACCGGCCCGGTCATATCGCCGCGATCGTCGCCGTTCTTTCGTCGGACCGTTGCCTTGTGACGCTCAACCCGGTTCTGCCCGACACTCGGCTTTTTGCCGACATCGAGGGGCTGGACCTACCGGTTGTCATCGCCGATGCAACCGATCTCGCGCGTCCCGGCGTTACCGAAGCTCTCGAGCGAGGAGGTTCGGCGGTGATTGCCATCGGTGCACGGCTTGATGGCGTCGAAGTCATGAGAGCCGAGATTTCTGCCCGCATCACCACATCGCCCGGGGTTGCTATCGAAATGCTGACGAGCGGCACGACGGGCGCACCCAAGCGCGTGCCGCTCAGCCGCGAATCCTTCGATGCGAGCTTTCGCGGCTTCACCAAATATGAGCGCTCCCGAAGCTTTGATGATCCGCCGAAGCTCAACTCGGGCTGCACTATGATCGTCAATCCTCTCACGCATATCGGGGGGATTTACAGCTGCATCGGCGCGCTTGCGGCGGGGCGGAAAATAGCGCTTCTGGAAAAATTCACGGTCGATGCCTGGGTGGCGGCCGTCAAGCGCAACCGACCCGCGGTTGCGCCAGCGGTTCCCTCGGCGGTTCGGATGCTGCTCGACGCCGACATCGATCCTGCCCACCTCTCGAGCCTCCGCGCGCTCATCTCCGGCACCGCGCCGCTGTCGCCCGATCTTGTCGATGCGTTTCTTGATAAATATGGCATCCCGATCTGCGCCAACTATGGCGCGACCGAATTTGCTGGGGCCATCGCGGGCTGGACAATCGATGATTTTCGTGCCCGCTGGTCCGAAAAGCGCGGGGCGGTGGGCCGGGTCCACGCCGATATCGAAGCCCGCGTCGTTGACCCAGACGATGGCCGGATCCTGCCTCCAGGCGAGGAAGGGCTCCTCGAAATCAAGGGCAAGCAGCTCGGCAACGAGCTCGAGTGGCTTCGCACCACGGACCGCGCCGTACTCGACGCGGACCGCTTTCTCTTCATTCGCGGGCGCGCCGACAACGCGATCATCCGCGGCGGATTCAAAATCCACCCCGACGATGTGGTGGCCGCGCTCAACGATCATCCAGTGGTGCGCGAAGCGGCGGTTGTCGGTATCGCCGACGAACGACTCGGCGCTGTTCCCGCCGCAGCGATCATTTTGAAGGAGGGAGCATCCGCGCCGGCCGAAGCTGACCTCAAGGCGTGGCTCAAGGAGCGCCTCATTGCCTATCAGGTTCCTGTCCGTTTCCGCATCGTTTCCGACTTTCCGCGCACGCCGTCGATGAAGCCATCAGCGCCGGAATTACGTGCACTTTTCGAGGAGGCCGGTTGA
- a CDS encoding SDR family NAD(P)-dependent oxidoreductase — translation MTNLRGKTALVTGGARGIGAAIVRRLGQAGAHVAINYAGSKEAADALAAEILADGGNAFAVQADVSSLSGIETMFAACDREFGGAPNLDILINNAGVGRGGRDGTLKGAGEALFDELFAVNVKGPHFVTQAALPRLRDCGRIVNIGSMSGKVGQPFAASYAMTKRAIQSLTFSTALTVAKRQITCNCIAPGAVATDFITALREQPGWDEATAKHTPMGRLGEPEDIAGAVMMLLGDDARWVTGQIIEASGGLAL, via the coding sequence GTGACGAATCTGAGAGGAAAAACCGCGCTCGTGACGGGGGGCGCGCGCGGTATTGGCGCCGCGATCGTGCGCAGGCTCGGGCAGGCGGGCGCGCATGTCGCGATCAACTATGCGGGCAGCAAAGAGGCCGCCGACGCGCTCGCGGCCGAAATTCTCGCCGACGGCGGCAATGCCTTTGCCGTCCAGGCCGACGTGTCGTCGTTATCCGGCATCGAGACGATGTTCGCTGCATGCGACAGGGAGTTCGGCGGCGCGCCGAACCTCGACATATTGATCAACAATGCAGGCGTGGGGCGGGGCGGGCGCGACGGTACGCTCAAGGGTGCGGGTGAGGCCTTGTTCGACGAACTTTTCGCGGTCAATGTAAAGGGCCCGCATTTCGTAACGCAGGCCGCGCTGCCGCGGCTTCGCGATTGCGGGCGCATCGTCAATATCGGCTCGATGTCGGGGAAGGTCGGCCAGCCCTTTGCCGCGAGCTATGCCATGACGAAGCGGGCGATCCAGAGCCTGACCTTCTCGACCGCGCTCACGGTCGCCAAGCGGCAGATCACCTGCAACTGCATCGCGCCTGGTGCGGTCGCGACCGACTTTATCACTGCGCTGCGCGAGCAGCCGGGATGGGATGAAGCGACCGCGAAGCATACGCCGATGGGCCGGCTCGGTGAACCGGAGGATATCGCGGGCGCGGTGATGATGCTCCTCGGCGATGATGCGCGCTGGGTCACCGGGCAGATCATCGAGGCGAGCGGAGGCTTGGCGCTCTGA
- a CDS encoding SDR family NAD(P)-dependent oxidoreductase codes for MAELSGKTALITGGSRGIGAAIVRKLARAGAHVAINYAHSHDAAETLACEVIAHGGRAFAVQADVGTMAGIEAMLAACDRAFGGFPNLDILVNNAGVGGEGDAGSLTKCDEALFDRMIAVNQKAPHFITQMCLDRLRDNGRIINIGSLGGRSALPPFAAYAATKRALESLTMSTAVVLGKRGITCNLLAPGAVDTEFNKALLEKPGWAEATSKLTPMKRLGVPEDIAGAAMMLCREEAHWVTGQIIEASGGLFL; via the coding sequence TTGGCGGAACTGAGCGGAAAGACAGCGCTCATCACCGGTGGTTCACGGGGAATCGGTGCCGCGATCGTGCGGAAACTGGCGCGGGCGGGGGCGCATGTTGCGATCAACTATGCCCACAGCCATGATGCCGCCGAGACTCTCGCCTGCGAGGTCATCGCGCACGGGGGCCGTGCGTTCGCGGTCCAGGCCGATGTCGGCACCATGGCAGGGATCGAGGCGATGCTCGCTGCCTGCGACAGAGCCTTCGGCGGATTCCCCAACCTCGACATCCTCGTCAATAATGCCGGCGTCGGCGGCGAGGGCGATGCCGGGAGCCTCACGAAGTGCGACGAGGCCTTGTTCGACCGCATGATCGCGGTGAACCAGAAGGCGCCGCACTTCATCACGCAAATGTGCCTCGATCGCCTTCGCGATAACGGACGCATCATCAATATCGGCTCGCTCGGTGGGCGCTCGGCGCTGCCGCCCTTCGCTGCCTATGCGGCGACGAAGCGCGCACTCGAGAGCCTGACCATGTCGACAGCCGTGGTTCTCGGGAAGCGCGGCATAACCTGCAACCTCCTCGCGCCCGGCGCGGTCGACACCGAGTTCAACAAGGCGCTTTTGGAAAAGCCTGGCTGGGCCGAAGCGACCTCGAAGCTCACGCCGATGAAACGGCTCGGCGTGCCTGAAGATATTGCAGGGGCCGCGATGATGCTCTGCCGGGAGGAAGCACACTGGGTCACGGGGCAAATTATCGAAGCCAGCGGAGGGCTCTTTCTGTGA
- a CDS encoding enoyl-CoA hydratase/isomerase family protein, with protein MSGTIESERDGALRILTLNRPERHNAMDDEMSALFRAALDEALEESGSNAILIRANGKSFCSGRDTTVLGQRAREESDFHFIRRHQEGRLKMQEATKPIIAALKGGAIGGGCELALAADIRVSDTTLKMALPEINYGVLPDTGGTQMMTALVGPSRAKYMVMSGRPIDARTALEWGAVDFVVAPEELDAKSLEIARDIAAKPPIHLAMAKELVNLMHGPAIRTGTRAELYAQSYLFKTDDYQEARAALREKRAPSYKGK; from the coding sequence ATGAGCGGGACGATCGAAAGCGAGCGCGATGGCGCCTTGCGCATCCTGACGCTGAACCGGCCTGAGCGGCACAACGCGATGGACGATGAGATGTCGGCGCTCTTCCGCGCGGCGCTTGACGAAGCGCTCGAGGAGAGCGGCAGCAATGCAATCCTCATTCGAGCCAATGGCAAGAGCTTCTGCTCGGGACGTGACACTACTGTGCTTGGCCAGCGCGCCCGCGAGGAAAGCGATTTTCATTTCATCCGCCGCCACCAGGAAGGCCGGCTCAAGATGCAGGAGGCAACAAAACCCATTATTGCGGCGCTGAAAGGCGGTGCAATCGGCGGAGGGTGCGAGCTCGCGCTTGCCGCGGACATCCGGGTGAGCGACACAACGCTGAAGATGGCGCTGCCCGAGATAAACTACGGCGTCCTCCCCGACACCGGCGGCACCCAGATGATGACCGCGCTGGTCGGCCCCTCGCGCGCCAAATATATGGTCATGAGCGGCCGGCCGATCGATGCCCGGACTGCGCTCGAATGGGGCGCGGTCGATTTTGTTGTCGCTCCTGAAGAACTCGATGCCAAATCGCTCGAAATCGCCCGCGATATTGCCGCCAAGCCGCCGATCCATCTCGCCATGGCGAAGGAATTGGTCAATCTGATGCACGGCCCGGCGATCCGAACCGGCACCCGCGCCGAGCTTTACGCGCAATCCTATCTCTTCAAGACCGACGATTACCAGGAGGCACGCGCCGCGCTCCGGGAAAAGCGCGCGCCCTCTTACAAGGGGAAATAG
- a CDS encoding SDR family oxidoreductase: MALPPPPPLGAKALPDGTYAGQVVAVTGGGTGLGKGMATEFARLGAKIAVLSRKADHLAAGIAATEAVGAEAIAVACDVRDADAIARAFDEIEAKLGPVDVLINNAAGNFPAPAEEMTPNGFRTVVDIVLNGTYNCSREFALRRLQAGLPGAILNIGATYSWTGGPGTSHSAAAKAGVTNLTQSLAVEWAPDGIRVNCIAPGRFPHDDLPMHMTRHREGERGDNTVPGMRVGEVRELGWAATFLCSPYAAYISGHTLVVDAANWLRRSLVMPEFVPIRDQFGRRAVESGQAREAIAKTRGDS; this comes from the coding sequence ATGGCACTTCCCCCTCCCCCGCCGCTCGGCGCCAAGGCGCTGCCCGACGGAACCTACGCAGGACAGGTCGTCGCCGTCACCGGCGGCGGAACGGGGCTCGGCAAGGGCATGGCGACCGAATTTGCGCGCCTCGGCGCCAAGATCGCGGTGCTGAGCCGCAAGGCTGACCATCTCGCGGCGGGGATCGCTGCGACCGAGGCGGTCGGCGCCGAAGCGATCGCGGTAGCGTGCGACGTGCGCGATGCGGATGCGATCGCGCGCGCCTTTGACGAGATCGAGGCGAAGCTTGGCCCTGTCGATGTGCTCATCAACAATGCAGCGGGCAATTTCCCGGCGCCTGCCGAAGAGATGACGCCGAACGGCTTTCGCACGGTGGTCGATATCGTCCTCAACGGCACCTACAATTGCAGCCGCGAGTTCGCGCTGCGGCGGCTCCAAGCAGGACTGCCTGGCGCGATCCTCAACATCGGGGCCACCTACAGCTGGACGGGCGGGCCCGGGACGTCGCATTCAGCCGCCGCCAAGGCCGGCGTCACCAACCTCACCCAAAGCCTCGCGGTCGAGTGGGCGCCCGATGGCATCCGCGTCAACTGCATAGCGCCGGGGCGCTTTCCACACGACGATTTGCCCATGCATATGACGCGCCACCGCGAGGGAGAGCGCGGCGACAACACGGTTCCAGGCATGCGCGTCGGCGAGGTGCGCGAGCTCGGCTGGGCAGCAACGTTCCTCTGCTCGCCCTACGCGGCTTATATCAGCGGGCACACGCTCGTCGTCGACGCCGCCAACTGGCTGCGCCGTTCGCTGGTGATGCCCGAGTTCGTCCCCATCCGCGACCAGTTCGGCAGGCGCGCCGTCGAAAGCGGCCAGGCGCGCGAGGCGATTGCGAAGACGCGCGGAGACAGCTGA
- a CDS encoding acyl-CoA dehydrogenase family protein yields the protein MHIGFTAQETRFREECRDWLDENVPAEKRPIDAADAIDFDKAWQRRLFDAGWAGINWPAQYGGRGLSIVEQVIWLEEYAKARAPWIGANFVGINHGGPTLILNASEEQKAYHLPRILKGEAIWCQGFSEPGAGSDLAGIRTRGRIEGDELVINGSKIWTSFAHVADWQELVLRSEEGSTRHKGLSWVICDMHAPGITVRPIRKMSGQTEFAEVFYDDVRIPLANVVGGLGNGWSVAMSTLSFERGTGFIADQVKHSQEIEELIAAARANGMIRDERIADKLAQLRAEVAAVRAMTYRNISEVARTGQPGPEASVIRLFTSELGQRLERMAVLLMGEDVLDFAYGEDNAVADYLRGFAATIAGGTAQIQRDIIGERLLGLPKSR from the coding sequence ATGCATATCGGATTTACAGCGCAAGAGACGCGCTTTCGGGAGGAATGCCGGGACTGGCTCGATGAGAATGTGCCCGCCGAGAAGCGACCGATCGACGCCGCTGACGCCATCGATTTCGACAAGGCCTGGCAGCGGCGCCTCTTCGATGCCGGCTGGGCGGGGATCAACTGGCCCGCCCAATATGGCGGCCGCGGGCTGTCGATCGTCGAGCAGGTTATCTGGCTCGAGGAATATGCGAAGGCCCGCGCGCCGTGGATCGGCGCGAACTTCGTCGGGATCAATCATGGCGGGCCGACGCTGATCCTCAACGCGAGCGAAGAGCAGAAGGCCTATCACCTGCCGCGCATCCTCAAGGGCGAGGCGATATGGTGCCAGGGCTTTTCGGAACCCGGCGCAGGGTCTGACCTTGCCGGGATCAGGACGCGCGGGCGGATCGAGGGCGATGAGCTGGTCATCAACGGGTCGAAGATCTGGACGAGCTTTGCGCATGTCGCTGACTGGCAGGAGCTTGTCCTGCGCAGCGAGGAGGGATCGACCCGGCACAAGGGGTTGAGCTGGGTCATCTGCGACATGCACGCGCCCGGGATCACCGTGCGCCCGATCCGCAAAATGTCGGGGCAAACCGAGTTTGCGGAAGTATTCTACGACGACGTGCGCATCCCGCTCGCGAACGTCGTAGGCGGGCTCGGCAACGGCTGGAGCGTCGCGATGTCGACGCTGAGCTTTGAACGCGGCACTGGCTTCATCGCCGATCAGGTGAAGCACAGCCAGGAAATCGAGGAACTGATCGCAGCGGCGCGCGCGAACGGAATGATCCGGGACGAGCGCATTGCGGACAAGCTTGCGCAGCTGCGCGCCGAGGTCGCGGCGGTCCGCGCGATGACCTATCGCAACATCTCCGAAGTGGCGCGGACCGGGCAACCCGGGCCCGAGGCATCGGTGATCCGTCTCTTCACCTCCGAACTCGGTCAGCGGCTTGAGCGCATGGCGGTCTTGCTGATGGGCGAGGATGTCCTCGATTTTGCCTATGGCGAGGACAATGCCGTCGCCGATTACTTAAGGGGCTTCGCCGCGACCATCGCAGGCGGCACCGCGCAGATCCAGCGCGACATCATCGGCGAGCGACTGCTCGGCCTGCCCAAATCGAGATAA
- a CDS encoding acyl-CoA dehydrogenase family protein → MDLTPNEGQTAFQTATAEWCRGNMALEDCRNRADALWTGLEAMGWTAMTARGMGLDHATEALVFAELGRFLAPIGLLSTAVARRWFEERVTGKVALALTGSVHAALRVLDPPASKMVLMAEAKKLTLLDLPAAEGDGGAHHVPHAPTIDLSTLQSRRERAGAEWTADDPAARLHLQLLSAAFAVGCADAARDMAADYAKLREQFGRPIGWFQSLKHICSDMAVRAAAARSELYFAACALDEHVADAAFHVAAAKRLADQAALDNGRANIQVHGGLGMTDEAAAHLPLKRAHLLQFVMPASRETLLA, encoded by the coding sequence ATGGACCTGACACCGAACGAGGGCCAGACCGCTTTTCAGACCGCGACCGCCGAGTGGTGCCGCGGCAACATGGCGCTCGAGGATTGCCGCAACCGAGCCGATGCACTTTGGACAGGGCTCGAGGCGATGGGCTGGACGGCCATGACCGCGCGCGGGATGGGCCTCGACCATGCAACCGAAGCCCTTGTCTTCGCCGAGCTCGGGCGCTTCCTCGCGCCGATCGGCCTCCTCTCGACTGCGGTGGCACGCCGCTGGTTCGAGGAGAGGGTGACGGGCAAGGTCGCGCTCGCGCTGACAGGGTCCGTGCACGCTGCCTTGCGCGTCCTCGACCCTCCAGCTTCAAAGATGGTGCTGATGGCCGAGGCGAAGAAACTCACGCTTCTCGATCTTCCCGCTGCCGAGGGAGACGGTGGCGCGCACCATGTGCCGCACGCTCCCACCATCGACCTTTCGACGCTGCAGAGCCGGCGCGAACGCGCAGGCGCGGAATGGACCGCCGACGATCCCGCCGCGCGCCTCCACCTCCAGCTGCTCAGCGCCGCATTCGCTGTCGGCTGCGCCGACGCCGCGCGCGACATGGCAGCGGACTATGCCAAGCTTCGCGAGCAGTTCGGACGACCGATCGGCTGGTTCCAGTCGCTCAAGCACATATGTTCGGACATGGCCGTTCGCGCGGCCGCCGCGCGGTCCGAGCTTTATTTTGCGGCCTGCGCGCTCGATGAACATGTTGCCGACGCGGCTTTCCATGTTGCTGCAGCCAAAAGACTGGCCGACCAGGCCGCACTCGACAATGGCCGCGCCAACATCCAGGTCCATGGCGGCCTCGGCATGACCGACGAGGCTGCCGCGCATCTGCCGCTGAAACGCGCGCATCTGCTGCAGTTTGTCATGCCGGCCAGCCGCGAAACATTGCTGGCCTGA